The Oscillatoria acuminata PCC 6304 genomic interval AAAATTGGCTCAAAGGCTTGAATCCCTAAACGGTGCAGGGTCGGTGCGCGGTTTAACAGGACGGGATGGGATTCAATCACCTCTTCCAAGACATCCCAAACACTCGGGTCTGCTCGTTGAATCAGCTTTTTGGCAGCTTTGATATTGTTCACCAAACCTTGACGAATCAAGCGGTGAATCACGAAGGGTTGGAAGAGTTCGATCGCCATTTCCCGAGGCAATCCGCACTGATGAATCTTCAGTTTCGGACCAACGACAATCACGGAACGTCCAGAATAATCCACCCGTTTTCCAAGCAAGTTTTGCCGGAATCGTCCTTGTTTACCCTCAATAATATCGGACAAAGATTTCAGCGGGCGGTTATTCGCACCCACCACCGTCCGTCCCCGACGACCATTATCAATTAGGGCATCCACCGCCTCCTGCAACATCCGCTTTTCATTACGAATGATGATTTCCGGGGCCAAAATCTCTTGTAATCGGGCCAATCGATTATTCCGGTTAATCACCCGTCGATACAAATCATTGAGGTCACTGGTGGCAAACCGTCCCCCATCCAACTGCACCATCGGGCGCAAGTCCGGGGGAATCACGGGAATATATTCCAGAACCATCCAATCCGGTTGCGATCCGGTTGCGATAAAGTTATCAATCACCCGGAGGCGTTTAATCAGTTTGGCCCGCTTTTGTCCTTTGGAGTTGGCGATTTCTTCCCGTAACTTTTCCGCTTCGGTTTCTAATTCGAGGTCTTGTAATAACCGTTGCAACGCTTCGGCACCAATCCCCACTTCAATGCCGATGAGTTCTGTATCCTCACTATAGAGTTGGTCCTCGATTTCCATCCAAGCATCTTCACTCAGCAGTTGCTTGTATTGCAGATTATCTGCATTTCCGGGACTCAGAACACAATATGCATTGAAGTAGACAATTTGTTCGACATCCCGCAAGGGCATATCCAGGAGAATAGCGATATAGCTGGGAATCCCTTTGAGATACCAAACATGAGCAACGGGTGCAGCTAATTTAATAAACCCCATGCGATGCCGACGCACGCGAGACTCGGTAACTTCTACGCCGCATCTCTCACAAACAATGCCGCGATGGCGAACTCGCTTATATTTACCGCAATGACATTCCCAATCTTTGGCAGGACCAAAAATCCGCTCACAAAATAAACCGTCCATTTCCGGTTTTAAGGTGCGGTAATTAATGGTTTCTGGTTTAGTGACCTCGCCGACAACTTGACCATTCGGCAGAGTTCGTTCACCCCATTGCCGAATTCGGTCTGGGGAGGCGATCGCAATCTTTACATAATCAAAGCGTTGCTCAATCTTTGGCATTCGATGATATCCCCTTGTAAACTTTGTCCTTGGTCATTGGTCCTTGGTCATTGGTCATTGGTGCATGGTCGTTGGTCGTTTGTCATTGGTCACTGGTCATTGGTCCTTGGTCGCTGATGACAATGGACAAATGACAAACAACAAATGACAAACGACCAATGACAAACTTACTCTTCCTCTTCCTCCTCTAACGCTTCCCGAGAGACAGACTCATAAGTTGGCCGAGAGGGGGTGCGACGATTGGCCACATCCGCCATTAAGTCCACTTCTACATCCCGAGAAGTGCCATCGTCCTGGGTTTGCACTTTATGCACCGCAATATCCAAACAAAGCGACTGCAACTCTCGCATCAGCACTTTGAAAGACTCAGGGGTTCCCGGACGAGGAATCGCTTTGCCTTTGACGATCGCATTCAACGCTTCATTCCGTCCCTGCATATCATCGGATTTAACCGTGAGCAATTCCTGCAAGGTATAAGCGGCCCCAAATGCCTCCAATGCCCAAACTTCCATTTCTCCAAATCGCTGGCCCCCTTGTTGCGCTTTACCGCCAAGAGGTTGCTGGGTAACCAAAGAATAGGGTCCCGTAGAACGGGCGTGAATCTTGTCATCCACCAAATGCACCAGTTTGAGCATATAGGCCTTACCCACGGTAATCGGACGGTCAAATGCCTCTCCGGTCCGGCCATCATAAACGAGGGTTTTTCCGGGGTGGTCTTCGTTAAATATCCAATCCTTACCCGTCTTCTGCCGAGCTTCTTGTAACTTGCCATGCACGCTTTCGCGCG includes:
- a CDS encoding DNA-directed RNA polymerase subunit gamma, which encodes MPKIEQRFDYVKIAIASPDRIRQWGERTLPNGQVVGEVTKPETINYRTLKPEMDGLFCERIFGPAKDWECHCGKYKRVRHRGIVCERCGVEVTESRVRRHRMGFIKLAAPVAHVWYLKGIPSYIAILLDMPLRDVEQIVYFNAYCVLSPGNADNLQYKQLLSEDAWMEIEDQLYSEDTELIGIEVGIGAEALQRLLQDLELETEAEKLREEIANSKGQKRAKLIKRLRVIDNFIATGSQPDWMVLEYIPVIPPDLRPMVQLDGGRFATSDLNDLYRRVINRNNRLARLQEILAPEIIIRNEKRMLQEAVDALIDNGRRGRTVVGANNRPLKSLSDIIEGKQGRFRQNLLGKRVDYSGRSVIVVGPKLKIHQCGLPREMAIELFQPFVIHRLIRQGLVNNIKAAKKLIQRADPSVWDVLEEVIESHPVLLNRAPTLHRLGIQAFEPILVEGRAIQLHPLVCPAFNADFDGDQMAVHVPLGLEAQAEARLLMLASNNIMSPATGRPIVTPSQDMVLGCYYLTAHNPNAHKGAGGYFSSLQDAIIAYEQGLIELHALIWVRLDVNWEVDSDEKETEPKITQHSDGSVTKLYADRRIREDAQGNILSQYIQTTAGRIIFNKTIADVLI